A genomic region of Pseudoalteromonas rubra contains the following coding sequences:
- the rpsA gene encoding 30S ribosomal protein S1 produces MSENFAQLFEESLKGFEAEQGSIVKGTVISIENNIVLVDAGLKSESAIPAEQFKNAAGELEVAVGDEVDVALDAIEDGFGETILSREKAKRHEAWIRLEKACEEQETVVGIINGKVKGGFTVEVDSIRAFLPGSLVDVRPVRDTTHLEGKELEFKVIKLDQKRNNVVVSRRAVIESENSQEREELLANLVEGQEVKGIVKNLTDYGAFVDLGGVDGLLHITDMAWKRVKHPSEIVNVGDEIAVKVLKFDKEKTRVSLGLKQLGEDPWAAIAGRYPEGAKLTGRVTNLTDYGCFVEIEEGVEGLVHVSEMDWTNKNIHPSKVVSLGDTVEVMVLEIDEERRRISLGLKQCKANPWQEFARLQNKGDQVTGKIKSITDFGIFIGLDGGIDGLVHLSDISWNTPGEEAVREYKKGDEISAIVLQVDPERERISLGVKQIEADPFNNYLDANKKGAIVKGKVTDVDAKGATVELIEGVEGYIRVADIAQERIEDATSVVSAGDEIEAKFVGVDRKNRTISLSVKAIFEAEEKEALEKLKKEEPAFENAMAAAFKNAQKD; encoded by the coding sequence ATGTCAGAAAATTTTGCGCAGTTATTTGAAGAAAGCCTAAAGGGTTTTGAAGCAGAGCAAGGCTCTATCGTTAAAGGTACTGTTATCTCAATCGAGAACAACATTGTTCTTGTTGATGCTGGCCTTAAGTCTGAAAGTGCAATCCCTGCAGAGCAATTCAAAAATGCTGCTGGTGAACTAGAAGTTGCTGTTGGCGACGAAGTAGATGTTGCACTTGACGCAATCGAAGATGGTTTCGGTGAAACTATCCTTTCTCGTGAGAAAGCGAAGCGTCACGAAGCTTGGATCCGCCTTGAGAAAGCTTGTGAAGAACAAGAAACTGTTGTTGGTATCATCAACGGTAAAGTTAAAGGTGGTTTCACTGTTGAAGTTGATTCAATCCGTGCATTCCTACCTGGTTCACTTGTTGACGTTCGTCCAGTACGTGACACAACACACCTTGAAGGTAAAGAGCTTGAGTTCAAAGTAATCAAGCTTGACCAGAAGCGTAACAACGTAGTTGTTTCTCGTCGTGCTGTTATCGAGTCTGAAAACTCACAAGAGCGTGAAGAGCTGCTGGCTAACCTTGTTGAAGGTCAAGAAGTTAAAGGTATCGTTAAGAACCTTACAGACTACGGTGCGTTCGTAGATCTGGGCGGTGTTGACGGCCTACTTCACATCACTGACATGGCTTGGAAGCGCGTTAAGCACCCAAGTGAAATCGTAAATGTTGGTGACGAGATCGCTGTTAAAGTACTTAAGTTCGACAAAGAGAAGACACGTGTTTCTCTAGGTCTTAAGCAACTTGGCGAAGATCCTTGGGCAGCTATCGCTGGTCGTTACCCAGAAGGCGCTAAGCTAACTGGTCGTGTTACTAACCTAACTGACTACGGTTGTTTCGTTGAAATCGAAGAAGGCGTAGAAGGTCTGGTACACGTATCTGAAATGGACTGGACTAACAAGAACATCCACCCTTCAAAAGTTGTTTCACTAGGTGACACTGTTGAAGTTATGGTTCTTGAAATCGACGAAGAGCGTCGTCGTATTTCTCTTGGTCTTAAGCAGTGTAAAGCTAACCCTTGGCAGGAATTTGCTCGTCTACAGAACAAAGGCGACCAAGTTACTGGTAAGATCAAGTCTATCACTGATTTCGGTATCTTCATCGGTCTTGACGGTGGTATCGACGGTCTTGTACACCTTTCTGACATTTCTTGGAACACGCCTGGCGAAGAAGCTGTACGTGAATACAAGAAAGGCGACGAGATCTCTGCAATCGTTCTTCAGGTTGACCCAGAGCGTGAGCGTATCTCTCTAGGCGTTAAGCAAATCGAAGCTGATCCTTTCAATAACTACCTAGACGCAAACAAAAAAGGTGCTATTGTTAAAGGTAAAGTGACAGACGTTGACGCGAAAGGCGCAACTGTTGAGCTTATCGAAGGCGTTGAAGGCTACATCCGTGTTGCTGACATCGCACAAGAGCGCATCGAAGACGCAACTAGCGTTGTTTCTGCAGGCGACGAAATCGAAGCTAAATTTGTAGGTGTTGATCGTAAGAACCGTACTATCAGCCTATCTGTTAAAGCTATCTTCGAAGCTGAAGAGAAAGAAGCGCTTGAGAAGCTGAAGAAAGAAGAGCCAGCATTTGAAAATGCAATGGCTGCAGCTTTCAAAAACGCTCAAAAAGACTAA
- the ihfB gene encoding integration host factor subunit beta, protein MTKSELIEKLAEQHIHVPVKDVENAVKEILEQMAGSLSSSDRIEIRGFGSFSLHYRSPRTGRNPKTGETVELDGKYVPHFKPGKELRDRVNASLEN, encoded by the coding sequence ATGACAAAGTCAGAACTAATCGAAAAACTTGCTGAGCAACATATTCACGTCCCAGTCAAAGACGTTGAGAATGCGGTAAAAGAGATTTTAGAGCAAATGGCAGGTTCACTTTCAAGCTCAGATCGTATCGAAATCCGCGGCTTTGGCAGCTTTTCTCTCCACTATCGTTCACCTCGTACTGGCCGTAACCCGAAAACAGGTGAAACCGTTGAGCTGGATGGAAAGTATGTACCTCACTTTAAGCCTGGTAAAGAACTTCGTGACCGTGTAAACGCTAGTCTCGAAAACTGA
- the pyrF gene encoding orotidine-5'-phosphate decarboxylase: MSNTEMKKVLIALDYDNEAAALAFVSQLSPDECRLKVGKEMFTYFGPQFVSKLIDKEFDVFLDLKFHDIPNTVAKAVTAAAELGVWMVNVHASGGTEMMSKAKQALEAYGDKAPLLIAVTVLTSMDQAQLSKLGVDKTPQEQVVYLAKLAKESGLDGVVCSAQEAQTLKAELGSDFCLVTPGIRPAGSDAGDQKRIMTPELAIKSGSDYLVVGRPITQAADPVEALSAINESIKGL; this comes from the coding sequence ATGTCAAACACAGAAATGAAAAAGGTGCTAATTGCACTGGATTACGACAATGAAGCTGCTGCGCTGGCGTTTGTATCCCAGCTTTCTCCTGATGAATGTCGTTTAAAAGTCGGAAAGGAAATGTTCACCTATTTTGGCCCTCAGTTTGTCTCTAAGCTTATTGACAAAGAGTTTGACGTGTTTCTTGATTTGAAGTTTCATGACATTCCAAATACAGTTGCAAAGGCAGTTACAGCCGCTGCAGAGCTGGGTGTGTGGATGGTCAACGTGCACGCTAGTGGTGGCACTGAAATGATGAGCAAAGCAAAACAAGCGCTAGAAGCCTATGGTGATAAAGCCCCTCTGCTGATTGCGGTCACAGTATTGACGAGTATGGATCAGGCGCAGCTGAGCAAGCTCGGGGTGGATAAGACGCCTCAGGAGCAGGTGGTTTATTTGGCAAAGCTTGCTAAAGAGTCAGGCCTCGATGGCGTTGTCTGTTCAGCACAGGAAGCGCAAACACTTAAGGCTGAATTGGGCAGTGACTTTTGTTTAGTTACACCAGGAATAAGACCTGCAGGCAGTGATGCCGGAGATCAGAAGCGGATCATGACGCCAGAACTGGCGATAAAGTCAGGCAGTGATTATCTTGTTGTTGGCCGACCTATCACCCAGGCCGCTGATCCAGTTGAGGCTCTCAGCGCTATCAACGAATCAATTAAGGGTTTGTAA
- the lapB gene encoding lipopolysaccharide assembly protein LapB translates to MIELLFLLLPVAAAYGYVMGKNSAKNQAHEQNRKITSEYSKGLKFLLDREEDQGLEHLIKLLEVSADSVEHYLILATLFRKRGELDRAIRIHELLLKQPSLDMQVIQSCKLALAEDYIMAGLLDSAEEHLVELVKADYEEALTPIIQLYSQTREWQKGVNMYESHAELFTEQIYCAAIANFYCEAALENQASQQDTADYLERALKLPRTTIRPLYELGHDALGKEDNVKAIYYWRKLVSQFPCAIPLVLQDLHVCYQRLNIEHEFHTLVNDLLKTSGVLVKIKHCEGLVEAGHTQQAVDYLTDSLKREPSIRGFSFLLKLLATRQDKFQSVLNEVDNLVSAYVETKPDYQCRNCGFTSHKLYWLCPSCKSWESILPSQGVDGY, encoded by the coding sequence ATGATTGAGTTACTTTTCCTATTGCTTCCGGTAGCAGCTGCTTATGGCTATGTCATGGGGAAAAACAGCGCCAAAAATCAAGCCCATGAACAAAATCGGAAAATTACTTCAGAATACAGCAAAGGGTTAAAGTTTCTTTTAGATAGAGAAGAAGATCAGGGCCTTGAACACCTGATTAAATTACTAGAGGTGAGTGCTGATTCAGTTGAGCACTACCTCATACTCGCCACCTTATTCCGCAAAAGAGGTGAGCTCGACCGAGCCATCCGCATCCATGAACTACTTCTAAAACAACCAAGTCTGGACATGCAGGTTATTCAATCCTGTAAATTAGCGCTTGCTGAAGATTACATTATGGCGGGTTTACTGGACAGTGCAGAGGAGCATTTGGTTGAGTTGGTTAAAGCGGATTATGAAGAAGCTTTGACGCCCATTATCCAGCTTTATTCGCAAACCCGGGAATGGCAAAAGGGAGTGAATATGTATGAGAGTCACGCCGAGCTGTTTACCGAACAGATATACTGCGCTGCAATTGCTAACTTTTATTGTGAAGCCGCATTAGAAAACCAGGCGTCTCAACAAGACACTGCCGATTATCTGGAGCGCGCGCTTAAGTTGCCGAGAACAACGATCAGGCCGCTCTATGAGTTAGGGCATGATGCGCTTGGAAAAGAAGACAATGTCAAAGCTATTTACTACTGGCGTAAACTGGTTTCACAGTTCCCCTGTGCCATCCCGTTAGTGTTGCAAGACTTGCATGTATGCTACCAACGTCTCAATATCGAGCATGAGTTTCATACGCTCGTTAATGATTTGCTTAAAACCAGTGGTGTGCTGGTGAAAATAAAGCACTGCGAGGGCTTGGTGGAAGCGGGTCATACTCAGCAAGCAGTAGACTATCTTACCGACAGTTTGAAGCGAGAACCTTCAATTAGGGGCTTTAGTTTTCTATTAAAGCTACTCGCGACCAGGCAGGATAAGTTTCAATCGGTATTAAATGAAGTCGACAATCTGGTGTCTGCCTACGTTGAAACAAAGCCAGACTACCAGTGCCGCAATTGTGGGTTTACCAGTCACAAACTTTATTGGTTATGTCCCTCCTGTAAGTCTTGGGAATCCATTTTGCCAAGTCAGGGTGTGGACGGGTATTAA
- a CDS encoding lipopolysaccharide assembly protein LapA domain-containing protein: MIQVVRKGLFLILVIIAFVLGTQNPALVKVDYIIASSEVPLASLISLCVVFGLVLGLLLSIGKITRLKRQIRQQQRANQSIQAQSSK; encoded by the coding sequence TTGATCCAGGTAGTAAGAAAAGGATTATTTTTGATACTGGTGATAATCGCTTTTGTGTTGGGCACTCAAAACCCAGCTTTAGTAAAAGTTGATTATATCATCGCCAGTTCAGAGGTACCGTTGGCTAGTTTAATAAGCTTATGTGTGGTGTTTGGTTTAGTGCTAGGGTTGTTACTGAGCATTGGCAAGATAACACGGTTAAAGAGGCAAATTCGCCAACAGCAAAGAGCTAATCAATCGATACAAGCGCAAAGCAGTAAATGA